The following is a genomic window from Sulfuricella sp..
GCCGGTAAGATTTATTTCTCTTGCTCGCGCAAGCCTTTACCCAGCATGTAGACCTCGGTACTGCGCCCCCTGGAGGCTTTGGGCTTGCGCACCAGAACCTGGGAAAAGCAGGTGCGCATTTCACGCACAAAGTCTTCAAATCCCTCACCCTGAAAAACTTTGACCAGAAAACTCCCCTCTGGTTTCAGGTGCTGGCGCGAAAACTCCAGGGCCAACTCGGCAAGATGCATGCTGCGCGCCTGATCCACGATGCCAACACCGCTGATATTGGGGGCCATGTCGGAAATCACAAGATCCACCGGCCTACCCCGCAAAGCATCGTCGAGTTGGGTTAACGCAGCGTCCTCACGGAAATCGCCCTGTATGAAGAGCGCCCCGTGCACGGGATCCATGGGCAAAATATCAAATGCGACCAGCACACCAGATGGTCCAATCTTCTTCGCCGCCACCTGGGTCCAGCCGCCGGGCGCAGCCCCCAGATCGACCACGGTCAGGCCAGGCTTGAGCAGATGGTCGCGCTCATCTATCTCCATCAACTTGTATACGGCTCGCGAGCGGTAACCTTCCTTGCTGGCCAGCAGCACGTAAGGGTCATTGACATGCTCGCGCATCCAGGCCTTGCTGGTTCGGCTTCGTTTCATAGGGTAAACTGTCGCATTTTTTGGAACATTAAAAGCATGTTGAACCTAACTCCCGGTCAGCGCCGTTTTTTGCGCGCTCAGGCCCACTCGCTCAACCCCGTGGTGTTGATCGGCGATGCCGGGTTGAGCGAAGCGGTAATGAAAGAAATCGAGCGCAGCCTGAACAGTCATGAACTGATCAAAATCAAGGTCGCCAGCGGTGATCGCGAACAGCGCGAAAAAATGCTGATGGAAATTTGCACCGCGCTGGAAGCGGCTCCAGCACAGCATATCGGCAAAACACTGGTCATTTACAAAGCCGCGAAAAAGCCCAAACTGGCCCTGCCCAAAAGCTAGCTCCGGCGCGGCGCCAGCACCAGCACCAGCCCAAGCAGGCTTTGTATCATGTATACAATACTGGAGACGCCATGCCAGCGCGCAAACCGGTCGCGAAACATGCTCTCCATGACTTCCTTTGGCAAAGCCTGACTCTTGAGACCTTCAAGAATCGGCTGAATGCCGAAGTGGCTGGCGATTGCCAATAACAGCATTACCAGCGCAGCCCAGAAAAATCCCTGTTTCATTGCGCTGCCGCCATAAGCTGCGATGCGATGAATCACCAGATAAAACCCGCACACCATGCCGATATAGGCGACGAGGGTAAACATCTTCCCTGCCAGCATGCCGGCCATGCTTTTGTCGCCCAGGGCCGAAAACAGCACTGGCGCGGCAAGGTAACCAATCGCCCACAGGGCGCCTACCCATAGCGTGACCGCAATCAGTGCCAGCTTGTCAGCAAGACGATTCATCAAATGTACTTCACATCCAGAATTTCATATTCGCGAATGCCGCCCGGCGCCTGGACTTCCGCCATGTCGCCAGCCGGCTTTCCGATCAGCGCACGGGCAATGGGAGAGCTGATGGAAATCTTGCCCTGCTTGATATCGGCCTCGTCGTCACCCACGATCTGATAGATCGTCTTGTCACCGCTTTCCATGTCTTCCAGCTCTACCGTCGCGCCAAATACGCAGCGGCCTTCCGCATCGAGCAGCTTCGGGTCGATGATCTGGGCATTGGAGAGCTTTCCCTCGACTTCGGCGATGCGCCCTTCGACGAAGCTCTGGCGCTCCTTGGCCGCATCGTACTCGGCATTTTCCGACAGGTCGCCATGGGAGCGGGCTTCTGCAATGGCAGCAATCACACTGGGCCGTTCGACGTTTTTCAGGTTTTGTAGTTCGGCGCGCAACAATTCAGCTCCGACCACAGTCAGTGGCACTTTACTCATTACTCTATATTCCTTAATACAAATCCACCCGCTAACCCCTCCCGGCCTCCCCTGTCAGGGGAGGAGGGAACGGGCTCCCCCTGACAAGGGGGATTCAAGGGGGGGTAAATAACAATGCGGATTGGGTTGCCCCAATCCGCACAATTCAAGCTCCCAGCCGGTTCAACGTAGACGCTGGTGCAACTCCTGCAGGCCGTATACCTGCAATTCCTTCATGTGCTGCATGCCGATGCACGCCGCACGCGCTCCGGACAAGGTGGTGTAATAAGTAATCCGCTGCTGCAGGGTGGCATGACGGATGGCGTAGGAATCCTGCACCGCACGCTTGTCTTCCACGGTATTGATGATCAGGCTGATCTCGCCGTTCTTGATCAGGTCGACAATATGCGGGCGTCCCTCATGCACCTTGTTCACCGCCGTGACCGGGATGCCTGCCGCCTGGATTGCCGCCGCCGTGCCGCGCGTGGCATAGAGACCAAAACCAAGTTCAGACAGATTGCGGGCGATATCCAGCACTCGCTCCTTGTCCGAATTCCTCACGCTAATCAGCGCCTTGCCGCCAGATGGGAGCTTCACGCTTGCGGCCATTTGCGACTTGAGGAAGGCTTCGGCAAAAGTATTGCCCACGCCCATGACCTCGCCGGTGGATTTCATTTCAGGGCCGAGTATGGGATCCACCCCGGGGAACTTGATGAAGGGGAATACCGCCTCCTTCACCGAGTAGAAAGGAGGAATCACTTCGCGTGTCACGCCCTGCTGCTTCAGACTCTGGCCCACCATGCAGCGCGCAGCGACCATGGCCAGCGGCACGCCGGTGGCCTTGGATACGAAAGGAACGGTACGCGAAGCGCGCGGATTGACTTCCAGTACGAAGACCGTCTCGCCCTGAATGGCAAACTGCACGTTCATCAGCCCGATCACGTTCAGACCCTTGGCCATGGCGACAGTCTGGCGCCGCAACTCATCCTGCAGCTTTTGCGACAGGCTGTAGGGCGGCAGGGAACAGGCCGAGTCGCCGGAATGCACGCCAGCTTCCTCGATGTGCTCCATGATGCCGCCAATCAGAACGTCGGTGCCGTCGCAGATGGCATCCACGTCCACCTCGGTGGCGTCATTGAGGAATCGGTCAAGCAATACCGGAGAGTCATTGGAAACCTTGACCGCCTCGCGCATGTAGCGTTCGAGATCGGACTGCTGGTGCACAATTTCCATGGCACGGCCGCCCAGCACGTAGGAAGGGCGCACCACCAGGGGGTAGCCGATTTCTTCCGCCGCCTGGATGGCCGCCTCAGGCGCCCGCGCTGTGCGGTTGGGCGGCTGCTTGAGCTTGAGGTCTTGCAGCAGCTTCTGGAAACGTTCGCGATCTTCGGCGGCATCGATCATGTCCGGCGTGGTGCCGATGATGGGCACCCCGTTGGCTTCCAGGTCGCGCGCCAGCTTGAGCGGCGTCTGGCCGCCGTACTGCACGATCACGCCGTAAGGCTTTTCGACATGGACGATTTCCAGCACGTCTTCCAGCGTCAGCGGCTCGAAATACAGGCGGTCGGAAGTATCGTAGTCGGTGGAAACGGTTTCCGGGTTGCAGTTGACCATGATGGTCTCGTAACCGTCTTCGCGCAATGCGAATGCCGCATGCACGCAGCAGTAGTCGAATTCAATACCCTGGCCGATGCGGTTGGGTCCGCCGCCCAGCACCATGATCTTTTTCTTGCCGGTGGGCGCGGACTCGCACTCTTCCTCGTAGCTCGAATACATGTAGGCGGTATGCGTGGCGAATTCGGCGGCGCAGGTATCCACGCGCTTGTACACCGGACGCACGCCCATGGCATGGCGCGCACTGCGCACTTCGTGCTGGGTCACGCCCAGCAGTTTGGCCAGCCGGCGATCCGCAAATCCGCTGCGTTTGAGGCGCCGCATCTCGTCGCGCGAGAGATCGGCCAGCCTGCGCCCGGATAGCGCCTGCTCCTGCTCGACCAGGTCCTTCATTTGCGCCAGGAACCAGGGGTCAACATGGGTCAGCTGGTAAATTTGTTCCTGGGACATGCCGCAGCGCATGGCGTCCGCGATGTACCAGATGCGTTCCGGGCCAGGCTCGCCCAGCTCGGTTTCCAGCACATCGATATCCGTGGTCTTTTCATCCAGACCGTCGTTGCCGGTTTCGAGGCCGCGCAGGGCTTTCTGCAGCGACTCCTGGAACGTGCGCCCCATCGCCATGACTTCACCCACCGATTTCATCTGGGTAGTCAGGCGGTCATTAGCCTGGGGAAATTTTTCGAAGGCGAAACGCGGGATCTTGGTCACCACGTAATCGATGCTCGGCTCGAAAGAGGCTGGAGTGGCGCCGCCGGTGATGTCGTTCTGCAGCTCGTCCAGGGTGTAGCCGATCGCCAGCTTGGCCGCCACCTTGGCAATGGGGAAGCCGGTGGCCTTGGATGCCAGCGCCGAGGAACGCGACACGCGCGGGTTCATCTCGATCACCACCATCTGCCCATTCTTTGGATTGATGCCGAACTGCACGTTGGAACCGCCGGTTTCCACACCGATTTCACGCAGCACCGCCAAACTAGCGTTGCGCATGATCTGGTATTCGCGGTCGGTCAGGGTCTGGGCCGGAGCAACGGTGATGGAGTCACCGGTGTGCACGCCCATGGCGTCAAAGTTCTCGATCGAGCAGATGATGATGCAGTTGTCCTTCTTGTCCCGCACCACCTCCATTTCGTATTCTTTCCAGCCGATCACCGATTCCTCGATCAGCAATTCGCGCGTGGGCGATGCCTCCAGGCCGCGCTCGCAGATGGCGACAAACTCTTCCTTGTTGTAGGCAATGCCGCCGCCGGAGCCGCCCATGGTAAAGGACGGACGGATAATGGTGGGGTAGCCCACCATGGCCTGCACCTGGAAGGCTTCTTCCAGGCTGTGGGCAATCGCGGCGCGCGGGCAGGCGAGGCCGATCTTCTCCATCGCCTTCTTGAATTTTTCCCGGTCCTCGGCCTTGTCGATCGCCTCGCGCGTCGCACCGATCATTTCCACCGAATACTTTTCCAGCACCCCGTGCCTGGCCAGATCCAGCGCGCAATTCAAGGCCGTCTGCCCGCCCATGGTCGGCAGCAACACATCGGGGCGCTCTTTTTCGATAATCTTTTCCACCACCTGCCAGGTAATCGGCTCGATGTAGGTGGCATCCGCCATGCCAGGGTCGGTCATGATGGTGGCCGGATTGGAGTTCACCAGAATGACGCGGTACCCCTCCTCGCGCAGGGCCTTGCATGCCTGGGCGCCGGAATAATCGAATTCACAGGCCTGGCCGATGACGATCGGGCCGGCGCCGATGATAAGGATGGATTTTATGTCGGTACGTTTTGGCATTTCTTTTAGGTGAGGGGTGAGGAGTGAGGAGTGAGGCGAAAGTCCGCGCCCTACTCCTCACTCCTCACCCCTCACTCCTCACTTTTTCTGTTGCATCATGGAGATGAAGCGGTCGAACAAATACGCCACGTCGTGCGGCCCCGGGCTTGCTTCCGGGTGGCCCTGGAAGCTGAACGCCGGCACGTCGGTGCGGCTCAACCCTTGATTGCTGCCGTCAAACAGGGATTTGTGCGTCACGCGCAGGTTGGTGGGCAGCGTGGCCGGATCGACCGCAAAACCGTGGTTCTGGCTGGTGATCATCACCCGGCCACTATCCAGATCCTGCACCGGATGGTTGGCGCCATGGTGACCGAACTTCATTTTCATGGTTTTGGCGCCCGAAGCCAGCGCCAGCAACTGATGGCCGAGGCAGATGCCGAAGGTGGGAATCTTCTTCTCCAGCACCTGCTGGATCGCGCTGATGGCGTAATCGCACGGCTCGGGATCCCCCGGGCCGTTGGACAGGAACACGCCATCCGGATTGAGCTTGAATACTTCTTCCACCGGCGTTTGCGCCGGCAGCACGGTAACCTTGCAGCCGCGCTCGGCAAGCATGCGCAGGATATTGCGCTTGACGCCGTAATCGTAGGCCACGACATGGAATTTGGGCGCCGCCTGTCGGCCGAAGCCGCCCTCCAGCTTCCACTCGCCCTCCAGCCAGACTTCGCTGCTGGTGCGGCTCACCACCTTGGCCAGGTCCAGACCGGCCAGGCCGGAAAAACCGCGCGCCAGCTCCAGCGCACGGACCTCGTCCACCTCGCCCGCCATCAGGCAGCCGCTCTGGGCGCCTTTGTCGCGCAGGATGCGCGTCAGCTTGCGGGTATCGACATTGGCGATCGCCACCACATTGTGGCGCTTGAGGTATTGCGGCAGGGTTTCCGTTTCGCGCCAGCTGCTGGACAACAAGGGCAGGTCACGAATCACCAGCCCGGCGGCATGAATCCCTGTGGATTCGGCATCTTCAGGATTGGCGCCGGTGTTGCCGATGTGGGGATAAGTGAGGGTAACGATCTGACGGCAGTAGGAGGGGTCGCTAAGGATTTCCTGGTACCCGGTAAGCGCGGTGTTGAACACCACCTCACCCACGGCATGGCCTGTCGCGCCAATGGAAATACCGCGAAACACTGTTCCATCTGCGAGCACGAGTATGGCTGACTGGTGTTGCGGCACAAGAACTCTCCGAATCTGTATCGAGTGGCCCGATACCGGGCCCGGACATGCAAAGCGGGACGAGCTTTCCGCCCATCCCGCCTGCACTAACTGCGTGAAATTATACCGTAAAACCGGGCTTGATTCAACGCAGACCGAGCACATCCTGCATGTCATACAGCCCGGCACCCCGCCCGGCAAGGAAGCGCGCGGCACGCAGGGCACCGAGCGCAAAAGTGGCGCGGCTGCTGGCCTTGTGGGTAATTTCCACGCGCTCACCGATGCCGGCGAACAGCACGGTGTGATCACCCACGATATCGCCGCCGCGCACGGTGGCAAAGCCGATGGTGGAGGGTGAACGCTCGCCGGTCACCCCTTCGCGGCCATACACCGCGCACTCGGCCAGATCCCGGCCCAGCGCCTCCGCCACCACTTCACCCAGGCGCAGGGCAGTGCCAGAAGGCGCATCCACCTTATGGCGGTGATGCGCCTCGAGCACTTCAATATCGTAACCTTCGTTCAGCACCCGGGCTGCCGTATCCAGCAATTTGAACAGCAGGTTGACGCCCACGCTCATGTTCGGGGCGAAAACAATGCCGCAGTCGTGACTGACTGCAAAAATCCTTTCCTTTTGCTCGGGCGTGAAGCCGGTCGTGCCGATCACCATCTTTACGCCCTGCTTGCGGCACAGCTCCATGTGCTGCAACGTCGCCTCGGGGCGGGTGAAGTCGACCAGCACATCGCAGCCTCGCAGCGCGGCGGCTGCATCCTCGCGAATCAGCACGCCATTGGGCGAACCGATCAATTCTCCCGAGTCCTTGCCCAGGTACGGACTGCCCGCACGCTCCAGCGCCGCGTGGACACGCATATCCGACATTTGCGCCAGCGCTTCCAGCAGCGCACGCCCCATTCTTCCCGAACTGCCCGCAATCGCAATATTCAGCATGTTTATTCCGCTTTTGGCGCTGGCTGAGTTTCAACGGGCACCGCCCCGGCAGCAGGCTTGGCACTTCCGGCCGGCACAACGTCACCCTCGATACGCAACAGCAAATCGTTTTCGAATACCGCCGTGACACGGCTCTGCTCCGTCAAATTCCCGGCTTTCTGGTAGCGATAGACATAATCCCAGCGGTTGGGATGAAAAATATCGGTCACCAGCGGCGTTCCCAGAACAAAACGCACCTGGGACCGGGTCATGCCGGGCTTGAGGCGGGACAGCATGTCCTGTGTCACCACGTTACCCTGCTGGATGTCGATCTTGTAAACCGATGGAGCCATGGGAATATAGGAACAGGCTGGCAGAAGCAAAGCCAGAACAATAATGGATAGGCGCATGGATGGGCTTTTGTTGTTCATGAAAGTTGGCAGCTGTTTATAAAAAATCCCGGCCCTGCGCCGGATTTGTTTAATGAATTTCTTATATTATGATAGCCCAATTTGACGCTTCGAGCATACAGCATGAGCCAACCCAACGACCTGAAGAACGCCGGCCTCAAGGCCACGCTGCCGCGGCTGAAGATACTCAACCTGTTTGAGACCAGCGAAGTGCGCCACCTGACGGCGGAAGACGTATATCGTATTTTGCTTGCGGAAGATGTGGATGTGGGCCTGGCGACGGTTTACCGCGTTCTGACCCAATTCGAGGCGGCGGGACTGCTGGTGCGCCACCACTTCGAGGGCGGGAAAGCCGTATTCGAACTCAATCAGGGCCACCACCACGATCATCTGGTGTGCTTGCAATGCGGCATGGTGGAGGAATTTTACGACCCGGAAATCGAACGCCGCCAGGAGCAGGTCGCCAAAGAACGCGGTTTCCGCATTCAGGAGCACTCGCTTTACCTCTACGCCGACTGTATCAAGGATAACTGTCCGAACAAGGCGTAGTTCTGGCGCCATTTCAGCAGATTCCTACTGCGTCCCAAGCATCTCCGCGGCATGCTGCCGGGTAGTATCCGTAATGGTCACGCCACCCAGCATGCGCGCCACTTCCTCAATCCGCTGCACCCGATCAAGAACCGCAATCCGGCTCACCACCTGACCGTCCAGTGTAGCTTTGCTCACCTGCCAGTGCTGGCGGCCCAAAGCCGCCACCTGGGGCAGATGGGTGATACATAGCACCTGACGCTCGCCTCCCAATCCTTGCAGCATTTTTCCCACCACTTCCGCCACGCCGCCGCCGATACCCACATCCACCTCGTCAAATATCAGGGTGGGCACCGCCGCCACTTTACTGGTCACCACCTGGATCGCCAGGCTGATGCGTGACAACTCGCCGCCGGAAGCCACCTTGGCCAGATGCTTTGGCGCCAGGCTGGAATGCGAACTCACCAGAAACTCGACCTGCTCCAGGCCATGCGCATTGCCCTCAGCCAGCAGCTGGAGCGCCACTTCGAAACGGCCGCCCGCCATCGCCAGTTGCTGCATCGCCTCACTCACCCGGGCACCCAACTCCTGCGCCGCGAACTTCCGGGCCACGCTCAATTTTCCGGCTCTGGCCAGGTAGGCCGCCCTCGCCTCCGCTTCCTGGAGCCGCAAGGCTTCCGCCGAGCCCAGCTGCTGCAACCCGTCCAGCCGTGTGCTGCGCTCCTGCAACAAGGCCGGCAAGGCTTCCGCCGCTACCCGGTATTTGCGCGCCATGTCATGCACCTGTTCCAGCCGCTGCTCGATCTGGCGCAGGCGATCCGGGTCCAGATCCAGGCGCTGCACATAATGGCGCAGGCTGTATGCCGCCTCCTGCATCTGCGCGGCAGCCGAATCAAGAATGGCCAAAGGCTCGCCCAGGGCGGAATCAAATGCCACCACCTTGCCAATCCGCCCGATCAGGCCACTGAGCTGGGAAAGCAGGGCCTGATCGCTTTCGGCGAGCAGTTCCACGGCAAATTGAGCATTTTCCAGCAGGCTCGCGGCGTGTGCCAGACGGGCATGCTCCGCCTGCAATTCAGGCCATTCCTCCGGCCCCAGGTCAAGCGCCCGCAACTCGCGCACCTGCCACTCAAGCCGCTCCAGTTCAGCAGCAGCCGCCGCGGAATCCTGTTCCCATGCCAGGCATCGCCCATGCAGGACCTGCCAGTTGCGGTAATCCTGGGCCACCTCATGAACCAACTCCTCAAGCCCGGCATAGCCATCGAGCAGTTCACGCTGCGCCGCAGGTTTGAGCAGGGACTGATGCGCGTGCTGGCCATGAATATCGACCAGATACTCTCCCGCTTCACGCAACTGTTGCAGCGTGACGGCGCCACCATTAATGAATGAACGTGAGCGCCCACTCGCATCAATCGTTCGTCGCATCAGGCAAACGCCGGGTTCATTCAGCAATCCATTTTCGTCCAGCCAGGTCTCAAGCGCCGGAATTTCAGCGCTATCGAATTCAGCCGATATTTCTGCCCGCTGGCAACCGGCGCGCACCACCCCGGCATCGGCCCGTTCGCCCAGCACCAGGGCCAGTGCGTCGATCAGAATGGATTTTCCGGCGCCGGTTTCACCAGTCAGCACGGTAAAACCGGATTCAAACTCCAGCTCCAGCCGGTCAACGATGACAAAATCGCGGATACTCAAGGAAAGCAGCATTTAAAGCTTCTCGCCCCAGCGCAGCTTCTGGCGCAATGTATCGTAATAACTGTGTCCCAGCGGATGAATCAGGCGGATGTTGTTCTCGGAGCGGCGCGCCACCACCCAGTCATTCTGCAGCAGGTCCATGTGGCTCTGGCCATCGAAGTGAGCACTGGCATCAACCGCGTGCAGCACGAGAATCTCCACCACGCTGTGGCTATTGACTGCAATCGGCCGGTTGCTCAGGGTATGCGGGCAGATCGGCACCAGCACCATCGCTTCCAGCGTGGGATGCAGAATGGGCCCCCCGGCGGACAAGGCATAAGCTGTGGATCCGGTTGGCGTAGCCACGACCAGGCCATCGGAGCGCTGGCTATAGACAAACTGTCCATCGATGAATACCTCAAGCTCGATCAGGCGCCCGGACACGCCCTTGCTCACCGCCACATCATTGAAAGCATAGGCCTGGAAAACAATCTGGCCCTGGCGGCGCACGGCGGTGTGAAGCAGAAAACGCTCCTCGGCGGTGTATTCGCCCGCAAGAATCTCCTCCATGGTCTCCAGCATATGTTCAATGGAAACATCTGTCAGAAAACCCAGCCGCCCCTGGTTCACGCCCACCAGAGGCACGTCGAATTCGATCAGCTCACGCGCAATATTCAGCATCGTGCCATCGCCCCCAAGGACCACGGCCAGATCGGCGCGCGCACCGATCTCCGCCATGCTCACCGCGGCATACGGAACCGGCCCGATGCGTTCCGCGGTCTGTTGCGCCAGCAACACCTCCAGATTGCGCTGCTTGAGAAAAGACGCCAGACGCAGCAACGGCTCGCCGAGCTCTGCGCTATTGTATTTACCAATCAGGGCGACGGTCTGGAAGGGTGTATTCATGGCCGGAATTATAACCGCAAGTTATTGCCCGCAAGAGATGCAAATCAGTAAAATGGGGCGATGCTTAATGAACGTTCACAATTACTGCTCAAAACCCTGGTCGAACGCTATATCGCTGAAGGACAGCCGGTTGGCTCGCGCACCTTATCCAAACATTCCGGCCTCGACCTCTCCGCTGCCACCATCCGCAATGCCATGGCGGACCTGGAAGAAATGGGCTTCATCATCAGCCCGCACACATCAGCCGGAAGAATCCCGACACCGCGCGGGTACCGCTTCTTTGTCGACACCCTGCTCAAAATCCAGCCTCTGGATGCAGTGCAGCTGCACCAGCTGGAAAACC
Proteins encoded in this region:
- the rlmE gene encoding 23S rRNA (uridine(2552)-2'-O)-methyltransferase RlmE, which produces MKRSRTSKAWMREHVNDPYVLLASKEGYRSRAVYKLMEIDERDHLLKPGLTVVDLGAAPGGWTQVAAKKIGPSGVLVAFDILPMDPVHGALFIQGDFREDAALTQLDDALRGRPVDLVISDMAPNISGVGIVDQARSMHLAELALEFSRQHLKPEGSFLVKVFQGEGFEDFVREMRTCFSQVLVRKPKASRGRSTEVYMLGKGLREQEK
- the yhbY gene encoding ribosome assembly RNA-binding protein YhbY; this encodes MLNLTPGQRRFLRAQAHSLNPVVLIGDAGLSEAVMKEIERSLNSHELIKIKVASGDREQREKMLMEICTALEAAPAQHIGKTLVIYKAAKKPKLALPKS
- a CDS encoding DUF4149 domain-containing protein: MNRLADKLALIAVTLWVGALWAIGYLAAPVLFSALGDKSMAGMLAGKMFTLVAYIGMVCGFYLVIHRIAAYGGSAMKQGFFWAALVMLLLAIASHFGIQPILEGLKSQALPKEVMESMFRDRFARWHGVSSIVYMIQSLLGLVLVLAPRRS
- the greA gene encoding transcription elongation factor GreA; this translates as MSKVPLTVVGAELLRAELQNLKNVERPSVIAAIAEARSHGDLSENAEYDAAKERQSFVEGRIAEVEGKLSNAQIIDPKLLDAEGRCVFGATVELEDMESGDKTIYQIVGDDEADIKQGKISISSPIARALIGKPAGDMAEVQAPGGIREYEILDVKYI
- the carB gene encoding carbamoyl-phosphate synthase large subunit translates to MPKRTDIKSILIIGAGPIVIGQACEFDYSGAQACKALREEGYRVILVNSNPATIMTDPGMADATYIEPITWQVVEKIIEKERPDVLLPTMGGQTALNCALDLARHGVLEKYSVEMIGATREAIDKAEDREKFKKAMEKIGLACPRAAIAHSLEEAFQVQAMVGYPTIIRPSFTMGGSGGGIAYNKEEFVAICERGLEASPTRELLIEESVIGWKEYEMEVVRDKKDNCIIICSIENFDAMGVHTGDSITVAPAQTLTDREYQIMRNASLAVLREIGVETGGSNVQFGINPKNGQMVVIEMNPRVSRSSALASKATGFPIAKVAAKLAIGYTLDELQNDITGGATPASFEPSIDYVVTKIPRFAFEKFPQANDRLTTQMKSVGEVMAMGRTFQESLQKALRGLETGNDGLDEKTTDIDVLETELGEPGPERIWYIADAMRCGMSQEQIYQLTHVDPWFLAQMKDLVEQEQALSGRRLADLSRDEMRRLKRSGFADRRLAKLLGVTQHEVRSARHAMGVRPVYKRVDTCAAEFATHTAYMYSSYEEECESAPTGKKKIMVLGGGPNRIGQGIEFDYCCVHAAFALREDGYETIMVNCNPETVSTDYDTSDRLYFEPLTLEDVLEIVHVEKPYGVIVQYGGQTPLKLARDLEANGVPIIGTTPDMIDAAEDRERFQKLLQDLKLKQPPNRTARAPEAAIQAAEEIGYPLVVRPSYVLGGRAMEIVHQQSDLERYMREAVKVSNDSPVLLDRFLNDATEVDVDAICDGTDVLIGGIMEHIEEAGVHSGDSACSLPPYSLSQKLQDELRRQTVAMAKGLNVIGLMNVQFAIQGETVFVLEVNPRASRTVPFVSKATGVPLAMVAARCMVGQSLKQQGVTREVIPPFYSVKEAVFPFIKFPGVDPILGPEMKSTGEVMGVGNTFAEAFLKSQMAASVKLPSGGKALISVRNSDKERVLDIARNLSELGFGLYATRGTAAAIQAAGIPVTAVNKVHEGRPHIVDLIKNGEISLIINTVEDKRAVQDSYAIRHATLQQRITYYTTLSGARAACIGMQHMKELQVYGLQELHQRLR
- the carA gene encoding glutamine-hydrolyzing carbamoyl-phosphate synthase small subunit; translated protein: MPQHQSAILVLADGTVFRGISIGATGHAVGEVVFNTALTGYQEILSDPSYCRQIVTLTYPHIGNTGANPEDAESTGIHAAGLVIRDLPLLSSSWRETETLPQYLKRHNVVAIANVDTRKLTRILRDKGAQSGCLMAGEVDEVRALELARGFSGLAGLDLAKVVSRTSSEVWLEGEWKLEGGFGRQAAPKFHVVAYDYGVKRNILRMLAERGCKVTVLPAQTPVEEVFKLNPDGVFLSNGPGDPEPCDYAISAIQQVLEKKIPTFGICLGHQLLALASGAKTMKMKFGHHGANHPVQDLDSGRVMITSQNHGFAVDPATLPTNLRVTHKSLFDGSNQGLSRTDVPAFSFQGHPEASPGPHDVAYLFDRFISMMQQKK
- the dapB gene encoding 4-hydroxy-tetrahydrodipicolinate reductase, which codes for MNMLNIAIAGSSGRMGRALLEALAQMSDMRVHAALERAGSPYLGKDSGELIGSPNGVLIREDAAAALRGCDVLVDFTRPEATLQHMELCRKQGVKMVIGTTGFTPEQKERIFAVSHDCGIVFAPNMSVGVNLLFKLLDTAARVLNEGYDIEVLEAHHRHKVDAPSGTALRLGEVVAEALGRDLAECAVYGREGVTGERSPSTIGFATVRGGDIVGDHTVLFAGIGERVEITHKASSRATFALGALRAARFLAGRGAGLYDMQDVLGLR
- a CDS encoding outer membrane protein assembly factor BamE, giving the protein MNNKSPSMRLSIIVLALLLPACSYIPMAPSVYKIDIQQGNVVTQDMLSRLKPGMTRSQVRFVLGTPLVTDIFHPNRWDYVYRYQKAGNLTEQSRVTAVFENDLLLRIEGDVVPAGSAKPAAGAVPVETQPAPKAE
- the fur gene encoding ferric iron uptake transcriptional regulator — protein: MSQPNDLKNAGLKATLPRLKILNLFETSEVRHLTAEDVYRILLAEDVDVGLATVYRVLTQFEAAGLLVRHHFEGGKAVFELNQGHHHDHLVCLQCGMVEEFYDPEIERRQEQVAKERGFRIQEHSLYLYADCIKDNCPNKA
- the recN gene encoding DNA repair protein RecN, whose amino-acid sequence is MLLSLSIRDFVIVDRLELEFESGFTVLTGETGAGKSILIDALALVLGERADAGVVRAGCQRAEISAEFDSAEIPALETWLDENGLLNEPGVCLMRRTIDASGRSRSFINGGAVTLQQLREAGEYLVDIHGQHAHQSLLKPAAQRELLDGYAGLEELVHEVAQDYRNWQVLHGRCLAWEQDSAAAAAELERLEWQVRELRALDLGPEEWPELQAEHARLAHAASLLENAQFAVELLAESDQALLSQLSGLIGRIGKVVAFDSALGEPLAILDSAAAQMQEAAYSLRHYVQRLDLDPDRLRQIEQRLEQVHDMARKYRVAAEALPALLQERSTRLDGLQQLGSAEALRLQEAEARAAYLARAGKLSVARKFAAQELGARVSEAMQQLAMAGGRFEVALQLLAEGNAHGLEQVEFLVSSHSSLAPKHLAKVASGGELSRISLAIQVVTSKVAAVPTLIFDEVDVGIGGGVAEVVGKMLQGLGGERQVLCITHLPQVAALGRQHWQVSKATLDGQVVSRIAVLDRVQRIEEVARMLGGVTITDTTRQHAAEMLGTQ
- a CDS encoding NAD kinase, translating into MNTPFQTVALIGKYNSAELGEPLLRLASFLKQRNLEVLLAQQTAERIGPVPYAAVSMAEIGARADLAVVLGGDGTMLNIARELIEFDVPLVGVNQGRLGFLTDVSIEHMLETMEEILAGEYTAEERFLLHTAVRRQGQIVFQAYAFNDVAVSKGVSGRLIELEVFIDGQFVYSQRSDGLVVATPTGSTAYALSAGGPILHPTLEAMVLVPICPHTLSNRPIAVNSHSVVEILVLHAVDASAHFDGQSHMDLLQNDWVVARRSENNIRLIHPLGHSYYDTLRQKLRWGEKL